One part of the Syntrophorhabdaceae bacterium genome encodes these proteins:
- a CDS encoding cupin domain-containing protein has protein sequence MIVRNFNDPEVLQTTYIAHRGAMARMVMTSEFLQGIEFLAYAILPPGNTIEEHIDPLEEIYLIFKGGGIMQVGNEKREVKEGDAVWIPTGEPHSLENTKGEETFVLVIAAYP, from the coding sequence ATGATAGTGAGAAACTTTAACGACCCCGAGGTACTGCAGACCACCTACATAGCGCACCGTGGCGCCATGGCGAGAATGGTTATGACCAGCGAATTTCTTCAAGGTATAGAATTCCTCGCTTATGCCATTCTCCCGCCAGGCAACACCATCGAGGAACACATAGACCCCCTGGAGGAGATATACCTGATCTTTAAGGGAGGAGGAATCATGCAGGTGGGAAACGAAAAGAGAGAGGTAAAAGAGGGTGACGCCGTCTGGATCCCTACCGGTGAACCGCACAGCCTCGAGAACACGAAGGGGGAGGAGACCTTCGTGCTTGTAATCGCGGC
- a CDS encoding glutamine synthetase family protein, producing the protein MTKAQLIKFVHDKKVKFVKLWFTDILGFAKSFAITIDELENALDEGMGFDGSSIQGFARIDESDMIAMPDVSTFAILPYRPKDSAVVARMFCDIYEPNGTPYKGDPRYVLKRNLKVAEDMGFDTFYVGPELEYFYFKSDKEPETLDLGGYFDITTLDEATDLRRDTILTLEEMGIKVEYSHHEVAPSQHEIDLRYCNALGMADNTITYRIVVKEVARKYGVYATFMPKPIFGENGSGMHVHQSLFRGKKNAFFDPKDRYFLSDIAKWYIAGLLKHAKELTLVTSQWVNSYKRLVPGYEAPVYISWAQRNRSTLVRVPLYKPGKEKATRAEYRSPDPACNPYLAFSCMLRAGLEGIKHRYPLPKPIEEDVYEMSQERRKELKIESLPGSLYEAIEAAENSKLIRDALGDHVFEKLIENKKIEWDRFRTHVSKYEVETYLPIL; encoded by the coding sequence GTGACAAAGGCACAGCTCATTAAATTTGTTCACGACAAAAAGGTGAAGTTTGTCAAATTATGGTTTACCGATATACTGGGCTTCGCAAAGAGTTTTGCCATTACCATCGACGAGCTCGAAAACGCCCTCGATGAAGGCATGGGGTTTGACGGTTCTTCGATTCAGGGCTTTGCCAGAATAGATGAAAGCGATATGATCGCAATGCCCGATGTTTCCACCTTTGCAATACTTCCCTACAGGCCAAAGGACAGCGCGGTTGTGGCGAGGATGTTCTGTGACATATATGAACCCAACGGCACGCCGTATAAGGGCGACCCGCGATATGTGCTGAAGAGGAACCTGAAGGTCGCAGAGGACATGGGTTTCGACACCTTTTACGTCGGGCCCGAGCTGGAGTATTTCTACTTTAAATCCGACAAAGAACCCGAAACCCTTGACCTAGGAGGATATTTCGACATCACAACGCTGGACGAGGCGACGGACTTGAGACGGGACACGATACTCACGCTTGAAGAGATGGGGATAAAGGTGGAATACAGTCACCACGAGGTTGCCCCGTCCCAGCACGAGATTGACCTCCGTTATTGCAACGCCCTGGGAATGGCCGACAACACGATCACCTACCGGATAGTGGTCAAGGAGGTTGCGAGAAAATACGGCGTATACGCGACGTTCATGCCCAAACCGATCTTCGGGGAAAACGGAAGCGGAATGCACGTTCACCAGTCACTCTTCAGGGGAAAGAAAAACGCATTTTTTGACCCCAAAGACAGGTATTTCCTCTCAGACATTGCCAAATGGTACATAGCCGGTCTCCTTAAGCACGCGAAAGAGCTCACCCTCGTAACGAGCCAGTGGGTAAATTCCTACAAAAGGCTTGTCCCGGGCTACGAAGCGCCGGTATATATCTCGTGGGCACAGCGCAACCGGTCGACCCTCGTACGGGTCCCCCTCTACAAGCCCGGCAAGGAAAAGGCCACCAGGGCGGAATATCGGAGCCCCGATCCCGCATGTAACCCCTATCTCGCTTTTTCCTGCATGTTGCGGGCGGGTCTCGAAGGGATCAAGCACAGATATCCTTTGCCAAAGCCGATCGAGGAAGATGTGTATGAAATGTCACAGGAAAGAAGAAAGGAATTGAAGATCGAATCTCTCCCGGGAAGCCTCTATGAAGCCATAGAAGCTGCCGAGAACAGCAAGCTCATACGGGACGCCCTTGGAGACCACGTCTTTGAAAAGCTTATAGAGAATAAAAAGATCGAATGGGACAGGTTCAGGACCCATGTTTCGAAGTACGAGGTGGAGACATATCTGCCCATATTATAA